The Deltaproteobacteria bacterium genome contains the following window.
CGCAGGCCGCGCGCGACACCTTCGGCGCCGGGCTCGTGCAGCGCGAGGCCGCGAAGGTGGTCGAGCTGCTGCGCGACCCGCGCACGACGGCCGTGCACCTCGTGACCCTGGCCGAGGAGATGCCGGTCGCCGAGACGCTCGAGACGCACGCGCAGCTCGTGGGCCCGCTCGCCATGCCGGTCGGCTCCGTGATCGTGAACCGGGTCCACCATCGCCGCTTCTCTCCCGCCGTGCTCGCGGCGCTGCGGGAGGCGGCGAAGCGGGCAGGCCCCGAGGAGCGCGCGCTCGTGCGCGCGGTGTGCGAGCGGGCCGCCGAGGAGAGCGGCTGGTCCGACATCAACGCCGCCCATCTCGCCCGCCTGCGGGCCGCCATTCGCGACGTGCCGATCGTCGAGCTGCCCTTCCTCTTCGTCGAGGAGTTCGACCGCGCCGAGCTCGAGCGGCTGTCGCGCGAGCTCGAGGCGGCGGGCGCGGAGCGGGCGGCGGTTTCGGCGGTCGGGCCATGACGCTCGGCGAGCTCGTCGCCCGCCACCAGATCGTCATCTCGGCCGGGAGCGGCGGCGTCGGCAAGACCACGGTGGCCGCCTCGCTCGCGCTCTGGGGCGCGCTCGAGGGGAGGCGCGCGGTGGTGCTGACCATCGACCCGGCCCGCCGGCTCGCCAGCTCGCTCGGCCTCGAGTCGCTCGGCAGCGGGGAGCGGGACATCCCCGCCGAGCACTTCCGCGCCCAGGGCCTCGTCCCGAAGGGCACGCTCGCCGCGATGATGCTCGACCAGAAGGGCGCCTGGGACGCGCTCGTCGAGCGGCACGCGCCGCCTGAGGCCCGCGACCGCATCCTCACCAACCACTTCTACCAGCACCTCTCGCAGAGCTTCGCCGGCTCGTACGAGTACATGGCGATCGAGCAGCTCTGCGCGCTGGCCGAGAGCGGGCGCTACGACCTGATCGTGGTCGACACCCCGCCGACGCGCCACGCCCTGGATTTCCTGGAAGCCCCGCGGCGGATCGCCGACTTCCTCGACCGCAAGATCATCAAGTGGTTCGTGCGCCCGTACTTCTCGGCGGGCTGGACGGCGCTGCGCGCCATGAACCGCACGGCGGGCTTCCTGCTCCGCCGGCTCGAGCAGGCGACCGGCATCGCGGCGCTCGCCGAGATATCGGATTTCTTCTCGAGCATGAGCGGGCTGTTCGAGAACTTCCAGACGCGCATCGACCGCGCCCACGAGATCCTGCGCGCGCCGGGCACGGCCT
Protein-coding sequences here:
- a CDS encoding ArsA family ATPase, with the protein product MLGATLDRRLHFVVGKGGVGKTTVAAALARLLTRRGRRTLAVEVDDARRLSALLGASGATGAPTPVAPGLSVVAVEGRAALEEYLGLIIPVKRLLATVFSSRIYQYFVAAAPGLKELMTVGKIWYETTRLEGGRPAWDAVVVDAPATGHSLQYLRMPQAARDTFGAGLVQREAAKVVELLRDPRTTAVHLVTLAEEMPVAETLETHAQLVGPLAMPVGSVIVNRVHHRRFSPAVLAALREAAKRAGPEERALVRAVCERAAEESGWSDINAAHLARLRAAIRDVPIVELPFLFVEEFDRAELERLSRELEAAGAERAAVSAVGP
- a CDS encoding ArsA family ATPase; amino-acid sequence: MTLGELVARHQIVISAGSGGVGKTTVAASLALWGALEGRRAVVLTIDPARRLASSLGLESLGSGERDIPAEHFRAQGLVPKGTLAAMMLDQKGAWDALVERHAPPEARDRILTNHFYQHLSQSFAGSYEYMAIEQLCALAESGRYDLIVVDTPPTRHALDFLEAPRRIADFLDRKIIKWFVRPYFSAGWTALRAMNRTAGFLLRRLEQATGIAALAEISDFFSSMSGLFENFQTRIDRAHEILRAPGTA